One window of the Trifolium pratense cultivar HEN17-A07 linkage group LG2, ARS_RC_1.1, whole genome shotgun sequence genome contains the following:
- the LOC123906702 gene encoding uncharacterized protein LOC123906702, producing the protein MGGGMEANKNKFIEDWGTARENLEHNFRWSRRNLLLVGIFGIAVPVLVYKGIVKEFHMQDEDNGRPYRKFKP; encoded by the exons atgggtggaGGAATGGAAGCAAACAAGAACAAATTCATTGAAGATTGGGGAACTGCTAGAGAGAATCTGGAACACAATTTCAGATGGTCTCGTCGTAACCTTCTTCTTGTTGGTATCTTCGGTATCGCTGTTCCCGTTCTCGTCTATAAAGGCATCGTCAAGGAATTC CATATGCAAGATGAAGATAATGGTCGACCATACAGGAAGTTCAAGCCTTAA
- the LOC123906704 gene encoding methyl-CpG-binding domain-containing protein 2-like: protein MHPRVLPEEYDFAVQCDSCLKWRLIPTKEKYEKIREHNLKHPFVCKQAREWRPSVSCDDPEDISQDGSSIWAIDEPSIAQPPCGWQRLLKIRGEGCSKFADIYYVAPSGKKLRSKVEVKKFLEDHSEYLKDDVNLSRFSFQIPKPLQENYVRKRSYVESEQGGLN, encoded by the exons ATGCATCCTAGAGTTTTGCCAGAAGAGTATGATTTCGCCGTTCAATGTGATTCGTGTCTTAAATGGAGGTTGATTCCAACGaaggaaaaatatgaaaaaatacgTGAACATAACCTTAAACATCCTTTTGTTTGTAAACAAGCTCGTGAGTGGCGACCTTCTGTATCTTGTGATGATCCAGAGGATATTTCTCAGGATGGTAGTAGCATTTGGGCTATTGATGAGCCAAGCATCGCACAACCTCCTTGTGGATGGCAGCGACTGCTAAAAATCAGAGGTGAAGGATGCAGCAAATTTGCAGATAT CTACTATGTAGCACCATCAGGCAAGAAATTGCGCTCAAAGGTCGAGGTCAAGAA GTTCTTAGAAGATCATTCAGAGTACTTGAAAGATGATGTAAATCTTTCGCGGTTCTCATTTCAAATACCTAAGCCACTGCAAGAAAACTATGTGAGGAAGCGCTCTTATGTTGAATCTGAGCAAG GAGGGTTGAATTGA